In the genome of Deltaproteobacteria bacterium PRO3, one region contains:
- a CDS encoding aminotransferase class V-fold PLP-dependent enzyme produces the protein MQAFSPEEIENYRKLFPVTRDWIYLNHAGVAPISRRVAEAVELFNREALEHGYTQAARWHKRIEEIRATCARLIGAEAGEIAFVKNTSHGLSLIARGLGLGEGDEVLISEAEFPSNVYPWMALEKSGVVLKKIPARGAELDLGHLERLITEKTRVVSLSSVQYGSGYRLPVAEIGRLCRDTGIHFMLDAIQSLGAFPLDVDRDRVDFLAADAHKWLLGHEGIGLLYVRKALIEKIEPALLGWNSVVQPLDFDRVHFELRPDAGRFEEGSHNGLSIYGLGAAVELLLEAGVPRIAQRILALTDRLIAGLQELGMELASPLHEAQRSGIVSFRLPGDPEGKARPALERRLHAERVYATVRRRGLRLSPHFYNTMEEMDRVLALIKKIRHSAS, from the coding sequence ATGCAGGCCTTCTCGCCCGAAGAGATCGAAAACTACCGCAAGCTCTTTCCCGTGACCCGCGACTGGATCTATCTCAACCACGCCGGCGTCGCCCCGATCAGCCGCCGGGTCGCCGAGGCGGTCGAGCTCTTCAACCGCGAGGCCCTCGAGCATGGATACACCCAAGCCGCCCGCTGGCACAAGCGCATCGAGGAGATCCGCGCGACCTGCGCCCGGCTGATCGGCGCCGAGGCCGGCGAGATCGCCTTCGTCAAGAACACCTCCCACGGCCTCTCGCTTATCGCGCGCGGGCTGGGCCTGGGCGAGGGCGACGAGGTCCTGATCAGCGAGGCCGAATTCCCCAGCAACGTCTACCCCTGGATGGCCCTGGAAAAGTCCGGCGTCGTCCTGAAAAAGATCCCCGCCCGGGGCGCCGAGCTGGACTTGGGCCACCTCGAGCGCCTGATCACCGAGAAGACCCGCGTCGTCTCGCTCAGCTCGGTGCAATACGGGAGCGGCTACCGCCTCCCCGTCGCCGAGATCGGGCGGCTCTGCCGCGACACCGGCATCCATTTCATGCTCGACGCCATCCAAAGCCTGGGCGCCTTCCCCCTCGACGTGGACCGCGACCGGGTCGACTTCCTCGCCGCCGACGCCCACAAGTGGCTGCTCGGCCACGAGGGCATCGGCCTCCTCTACGTCCGCAAGGCCTTGATCGAAAAGATCGAACCGGCGCTTTTGGGCTGGAACAGCGTCGTCCAGCCCCTCGACTTCGACCGCGTCCACTTCGAGCTGCGCCCCGACGCCGGGCGCTTCGAGGAGGGCAGCCACAACGGACTGTCGATCTACGGCCTGGGCGCCGCGGTCGAGCTGCTGCTCGAGGCGGGCGTCCCGCGCATCGCCCAGCGAATCCTGGCCTTAACCGACCGACTGATCGCGGGCCTGCAGGAGCTGGGGATGGAACTGGCCTCCCCCCTCCACGAGGCCCAGCGCTCCGGGATCGTCAGCTTCCGCCTCCCGGGGGATCCGGAGGGCAAGGCCCGGCCCGCCCTGGAGCGCCGCCTCCACGCGGAGCGGGTCTACGCCACGGTGCGCCGCCGCGGCCTGCGCCTCTCCCCCCACTTTTACAACACGATGGAAGAAATGGACCGCGTCCTGGCCCTGATAAAAAAGATTCGACATTCCGCGTCCTAA
- a CDS encoding mechanosensitive ion channel, with protein MKRLWVHLVLWLSLLSPAAGQAAFPFDNPLLPGGNGSNATPAPQKKALTEAEVRTQQERNAQELEQAKQSLSQLAESAPQVENRYLNDRIQLLESLDLIYGDLLEAFASQKKILARTAALESEENQWKSGTLPKDFAVDFNNLDRLRGQEVEAKKNQRNREQIYKSRQEAAEEAKKDFQTAEQERRRAKEAVETAKDGAERAALEPALALAQLKSRQAELRLALRELEFEVAKNYRVFFQKQQTLNALEISYLEKRVRFGEEDLKRELNLLNAESEKLSQLLERQQKELQAAAKEYDRARKRLDENASPAPALIEEVEAKRLAQTALEQQGELLNDRLKRLKELEELWKRRYRLLSGKTDRPEIAAWQPQTRQYLDQLRRDEELSNLRLNSLRNSLVENEEKARAKGEADPEAKRWLQQQREALQRNIDTMQDHLASLALTRKLYEKFLAEQETRYAQVSFSDRMSRIWERFLHVWNYELTSVDDSPITVSKVFFAVILMVFGFMLARRLSGMLADRVLPRFGVTPGVAAALRKLTFYFLMLLFVLTALHLVRVPLTLFAVLGGAVAIGVGFGSQNLMNNFISGLILLIERPIKVGDIIETDGNAGVVEQIGGRSTQIRTFNNIHMIVPNSAFLEKAVVNWTLSDNMIRSSIRVGVDYGSNTRQVADILKKAASDHGKVLQTPEPIVLFSDFGNDSLVFDLFFWLKIQNSLERRLVESDLRFMIEGAFSEAGVNIAYPQRDVHLDTVKPLEVRVVGGDGAKHS; from the coding sequence ATGAAGCGTCTTTGGGTTCATCTCGTCCTTTGGCTCAGCTTGCTGAGCCCCGCCGCCGGCCAGGCGGCCTTCCCCTTCGACAACCCCCTGCTCCCCGGCGGCAACGGTAGTAATGCCACCCCCGCGCCCCAGAAGAAGGCCCTCACCGAGGCGGAGGTCCGCACCCAGCAGGAGCGCAATGCCCAAGAGCTGGAGCAGGCCAAGCAGTCCCTCTCCCAGCTCGCCGAGAGCGCCCCCCAAGTGGAAAACCGCTATCTCAACGATCGGATCCAACTGCTGGAGAGTCTCGACCTGATCTACGGCGACCTGCTGGAAGCCTTCGCCTCGCAGAAAAAAATCCTGGCCCGCACCGCGGCCTTGGAGTCGGAAGAAAACCAGTGGAAAAGCGGAACCCTCCCCAAGGATTTCGCCGTGGACTTCAACAATCTCGACCGCCTGCGCGGCCAGGAGGTGGAGGCCAAGAAGAACCAGCGCAACCGCGAGCAGATCTACAAATCCCGTCAGGAGGCCGCTGAGGAGGCGAAGAAGGATTTCCAGACCGCCGAGCAGGAGCGGCGCCGCGCCAAGGAGGCCGTCGAGACGGCCAAGGACGGCGCGGAGCGAGCGGCCCTCGAGCCCGCCCTCGCCTTGGCCCAGCTCAAGAGCCGCCAGGCGGAGCTGCGCCTGGCGCTGCGCGAGCTGGAGTTCGAGGTCGCGAAAAACTACCGAGTCTTTTTCCAAAAGCAGCAGACGCTCAACGCCCTGGAGATCTCCTACCTCGAGAAGCGCGTCCGATTTGGGGAAGAGGACCTCAAGCGCGAATTGAACCTGCTAAACGCCGAGTCGGAAAAACTCTCCCAGCTCCTGGAGCGGCAGCAAAAGGAGCTCCAGGCCGCCGCCAAAGAGTACGACCGAGCCCGGAAACGCCTCGATGAAAACGCTTCCCCCGCGCCGGCCCTGATCGAGGAGGTCGAGGCGAAGCGCCTCGCCCAGACCGCCTTGGAGCAACAGGGCGAGCTGCTCAACGACCGGCTCAAGCGCCTCAAGGAGTTGGAGGAGCTTTGGAAGCGCCGCTACCGTCTGTTGAGCGGCAAGACCGACCGACCGGAGATCGCTGCGTGGCAGCCGCAGACCCGGCAATACCTCGATCAGCTGAGGCGCGACGAGGAACTGAGTAATCTGCGGCTCAACTCCTTGCGGAACAGTCTGGTGGAAAATGAGGAGAAGGCCCGCGCCAAGGGCGAAGCCGATCCCGAGGCCAAGCGCTGGCTGCAGCAGCAAAGGGAGGCCCTCCAGCGAAACATCGACACGATGCAGGACCACCTCGCCTCCCTAGCCCTGACCCGCAAGCTCTACGAGAAGTTCCTGGCCGAACAGGAAACCCGTTACGCCCAAGTGAGCTTCTCGGACCGGATGTCCCGGATTTGGGAGCGCTTCCTCCACGTCTGGAACTACGAGCTCACCTCGGTGGACGACAGCCCCATCACCGTCAGCAAGGTCTTCTTCGCGGTGATCCTGATGGTCTTCGGTTTCATGCTGGCGAGGCGTCTCAGCGGGATGCTGGCCGATCGCGTCCTGCCGCGCTTCGGCGTGACGCCGGGAGTGGCGGCCGCGCTGCGCAAGCTGACCTTCTATTTCCTCATGCTGCTCTTCGTCCTGACGGCCTTGCACCTGGTGCGGGTGCCGCTGACGCTCTTCGCGGTGCTGGGCGGCGCTGTCGCGATCGGGGTCGGCTTCGGCAGTCAAAATTTGATGAACAACTTCATCAGCGGCCTGATCCTGCTGATCGAGCGCCCGATCAAGGTGGGCGACATCATCGAGACGGACGGCAACGCCGGCGTCGTCGAGCAGATCGGCGGCCGCAGCACGCAGATCCGCACCTTCAACAACATCCACATGATCGTCCCAAACAGCGCCTTTTTAGAAAAGGCCGTCGTCAATTGGACCCTGTCCGACAACATGATCCGCTCGAGCATCCGCGTCGGCGTGGACTACGGTTCAAACACCCGGCAGGTGGCCGACATCCTCAAGAAGGCCGCCTCCGACCACGGCAAGGTCCTCCAAACGCCCGAGCCGATCGTCCTGTTCAGCGACTTCGGCAACGACTCGCTGGTTTTCGATCTGTTTTTCTGGCTGAAGATCCAAAACTCCCTCGAGCGGCGCCTGGTCGAGAGCGACCTGCGCTTCATGATCGAAGGCGCCTTCAGCGAGGCGGGGGTCAACATCGCCTACCCGCAGCGCGACGTGCACCTCGACACGGTCAAGCCCTTGGAGGTGCGGGTGGTGGGGGGCGACGGCGCCAAACATTCTTAG